In Halosegnis marinus, one genomic interval encodes:
- a CDS encoding SDR family NAD(P)-dependent oxidoreductase, with the protein MSVEEALATYGPSEITRADVLEVEDPNYRPGNVALVTGAAGGIGRATALCLAGNGLTVAGVDVDEEGLAEARDRADDLDLPGRIEPVPADLTDEAAIERAVEEAAKLGDLRYLANIAGLQTIAPIAEFPVEKYDLMHDVMQRAPLLLTKAAWPHFEETGAGVVGNMCSVHGHIVTKEKVAYNTVKFGLRGLTQSIAAEGEGSIRGFSVSTGYVKTELVAKQLPDSADSRGLTVDETVEQVMLGHTRVKEMMEPYEVGNLFVQGFSKHASHLNGGDMTHDGGMSLTYE; encoded by the coding sequence ATGAGCGTCGAGGAGGCGCTGGCGACGTACGGGCCGAGCGAGATAACGCGCGCGGACGTCCTCGAAGTCGAGGACCCGAACTACCGACCCGGAAACGTCGCGCTCGTCACGGGCGCGGCGGGCGGCATCGGCCGCGCGACGGCGCTGTGTCTCGCCGGCAACGGCCTCACCGTCGCCGGGGTGGACGTGGACGAGGAGGGCCTCGCGGAGGCGCGCGACCGCGCCGACGACCTCGACCTGCCCGGGCGCATCGAACCGGTGCCAGCCGACCTCACCGACGAGGCCGCCATCGAGCGCGCGGTCGAGGAAGCGGCGAAGCTCGGCGACCTGCGCTACCTCGCCAACATCGCCGGCCTCCAGACCATCGCGCCCATCGCGGAGTTCCCCGTCGAGAAGTACGACCTGATGCACGACGTGATGCAGCGCGCACCGCTCCTGCTCACGAAGGCCGCGTGGCCCCACTTCGAGGAGACGGGCGCGGGCGTCGTCGGCAACATGTGTTCGGTCCACGGCCACATCGTCACGAAGGAGAAGGTCGCGTACAACACCGTGAAGTTCGGCCTGCGCGGACTCACCCAGTCCATCGCCGCCGAGGGCGAGGGCTCGATTCGGGGGTTCTCCGTCTCGACGGGCTACGTGAAGACCGAACTCGTGGCGAAACAGCTCCCCGACTCGGCCGACTCGCGCGGACTGACCGTGGACGAGACGGTCGAGCAGGTGATGCTCGGCCACACGCGCGTCAAGGAGATGATGGAGCCGTACGAGGTCGGGAACCTGTTCGTGCAGGGCTTCTCGAAGCACGCGAGCCACCTCAACGGCGGCGACATGACCCACGACGGCGGGATGAGCCTGACGTACGAGTAG
- a CDS encoding NAD(P)/FAD-dependent oxidoreductase, with product MPDIGIVGAGAGAAAAAFVLDAAVPDATLTVVEKSGGVCGRAATRRRGDYEYVYDYGANYVKDDDERVVELLTETLDDEGLVDASAPIHTFDADGSVSPGRDADDRKWSYRRGLTQIAKRLFGETDATIHRRTRVETLVRDGDAWRLVDTAGGEYGPFDALLLNPPAPQSAELLHDAEWDAEARTALADAAEAVPYRTIWTAVLGYEFELDVPYYGLVNVDKEHELGWLSREECKPGHVPDGESVLVAQANHEWSVEHYDDDPAGNVAALADHAADVVGDDRLRDPDWTDHQGWRYALPGEAVAGGPVESAEEHGLYAVGDWVAGEARLHAALRNGLDVGERVAYAL from the coding sequence ATGCCCGACATCGGAATCGTCGGCGCCGGGGCCGGCGCGGCCGCGGCCGCCTTCGTCCTCGACGCCGCCGTCCCGGACGCGACGCTCACCGTGGTGGAGAAGTCCGGGGGCGTCTGCGGCCGCGCGGCCACCAGACGCCGCGGCGACTACGAGTACGTGTACGACTACGGGGCGAACTACGTGAAGGACGACGACGAGCGCGTCGTCGAGCTCCTGACCGAGACGCTCGACGACGAGGGACTCGTGGACGCGAGCGCGCCGATACACACCTTCGACGCCGACGGTTCGGTGTCGCCCGGTCGCGACGCGGACGACCGCAAGTGGAGCTACCGGCGCGGCCTGACGCAGATAGCGAAGCGGCTGTTCGGGGAGACGGACGCGACGATACACCGGCGGACGCGCGTCGAGACGCTCGTCCGCGACGGCGACGCGTGGCGGCTGGTCGATACGGCGGGCGGGGAGTACGGCCCGTTCGACGCGCTGCTGCTCAATCCGCCCGCGCCCCAGAGCGCCGAACTGCTCCACGACGCCGAGTGGGACGCCGAGGCGCGGACGGCGCTCGCCGACGCCGCCGAGGCGGTTCCCTATCGGACGATCTGGACCGCGGTGCTCGGCTACGAGTTCGAGCTCGACGTGCCGTACTATGGCCTCGTGAACGTGGACAAGGAGCACGAACTCGGCTGGCTCTCGCGAGAGGAGTGCAAGCCGGGCCACGTCCCCGACGGCGAGAGCGTCCTCGTCGCGCAGGCGAACCACGAGTGGTCGGTCGAGCACTACGACGACGACCCGGCCGGGAACGTCGCGGCGCTTGCGGACCACGCCGCCGACGTTGTGGGCGACGACCGCCTGCGCGACCCCGACTGGACGGACCACCAGGGGTGGCGCTACGCGCTCCCCGGCGAGGCCGTGGCGGGCGGCCCCGTCGAGAGCGCCGAGGAACACGGGCTCTACGCCGTGGGCGACTGGGTCGCGGGCGAGGCGCGCCTCCACGCCGCCCTGCGGAACGGGCTGGACGTCGGCGAGCGGGTCGCCTACGCGCTGTGA
- a CDS encoding AIR synthase family protein — MTDLGKVSGEFFRETIRPNLGAERDDVRLGPTAGVDFGVVDVGGNALVLATDPLSLPPALGFDRAARFALDICLADVAVSGIAPSHLAVCFSLPPAMTDAEFAEAWTAMDERARELGVSVTTGHTARYAGVEFPWVGAATVLGVGDHDDVVRPDGARPGDALVVTTGPAAETAGLFASLFPEELGLDAETVATAQTRIDDTACVEDALAAAEFDVHAMHDATEGGVQGGLVEMATGAGVRFDLHRDRMPYAEGVRAVCEAIDVDPWQVTASGTLLIAVAPDDADALVAALESRGTPAAVVGEVSAGEGVYADGERLRHPGTDPSWPKYDEFRERGPQR, encoded by the coding sequence ATGACCGACCTCGGCAAGGTGAGCGGCGAGTTCTTCCGCGAGACCATCCGGCCGAACCTCGGCGCCGAGCGCGACGACGTGCGCCTCGGACCGACCGCGGGCGTCGACTTCGGCGTCGTGGACGTCGGCGGGAACGCGCTCGTGCTCGCGACCGACCCGCTGTCGCTCCCGCCGGCACTCGGCTTCGACCGGGCGGCCCGGTTCGCGCTCGACATCTGTCTCGCGGACGTGGCCGTCTCCGGAATCGCGCCCTCCCACCTCGCCGTCTGCTTCTCGCTCCCGCCGGCGATGACCGACGCCGAGTTCGCCGAGGCGTGGACCGCGATGGACGAGCGCGCCCGCGAACTCGGCGTGAGCGTGACGACGGGCCACACCGCCCGCTACGCCGGCGTCGAGTTCCCGTGGGTCGGCGCGGCCACCGTCCTCGGCGTCGGCGACCACGACGACGTGGTCCGCCCGGACGGCGCGCGCCCCGGCGACGCGCTCGTCGTCACCACCGGGCCCGCGGCGGAGACGGCGGGGCTGTTCGCCTCGCTGTTCCCCGAGGAACTGGGCCTCGACGCCGAAACGGTCGCGACGGCACAGACACGCATCGACGACACGGCCTGCGTCGAGGACGCGCTCGCGGCCGCGGAGTTCGACGTCCACGCGATGCACGACGCGACGGAGGGCGGCGTCCAGGGCGGCCTCGTCGAGATGGCGACGGGCGCGGGCGTCCGGTTCGACCTGCACCGCGACCGGATGCCGTACGCCGAGGGCGTCCGCGCGGTCTGTGAGGCCATCGACGTGGACCCGTGGCAGGTCACCGCGTCGGGGACGCTGCTGATAGCCGTCGCGCCCGACGACGCCGACGCCCTCGTCGCGGCGCTCGAATCGCGCGGGACGCCCGCGGCCGTCGTCGGCGAGGTTTCGGCGGGCGAGGGCGTGTACGCCGACGGGGAACGCCTCCGGCACCCGGGCACGGACCCCTCGTGGCCGAAGTACGACGAGTTCCGGGAGCGCGGTCCGCAACGTTGA
- a CDS encoding M20/M25/M40 family metallo-hydrolase, translated as MDRRAFVERLLRYDTTGGTEAPAQAWLRDRLDALGFDTYEWTADPAALAEHPSFPDDPDPAFADRPSVAGVHEFSAGGPTLLLNGHVDVVPADRAAWTTEPFDPVWDGDDLTARGAADMKSGLAACVFAALDLRERAERGEADPVGRVVVESVAGEEEGGVGAAAAALSNPYPFERDACIVAEPTELRPVVATEGSVMKRLELTGRSAHAATRWRGDDVLDAFAAVRERFRALETERGERVEHPLYGDYPVAWPVVCGTVEAGDWPSTVPASLTAEWRLGVAPGETVAEVEAEFEAALADVAADWAHAPAFERFSVQFEPSEIDADESVVGAVQSGMRAEGLDDTDPVGVTYGADARHYVEAGIPTVLFGPGTIDEAHYPDETVEWGEVETATNVLASAAERYLSR; from the coding sequence ATGGACAGACGCGCGTTCGTCGAGCGCCTCCTCCGGTACGACACGACGGGCGGGACCGAGGCCCCCGCACAGGCGTGGCTCCGCGACCGCCTCGACGCGCTGGGGTTCGACACCTACGAGTGGACCGCCGACCCCGCGGCGCTCGCGGAGCACCCCTCCTTTCCGGACGACCCGGACCCCGCGTTCGCCGACCGGCCGAGCGTGGCGGGCGTCCACGAGTTCTCGGCCGGGGGGCCGACCCTGCTCCTGAACGGGCACGTGGACGTGGTGCCGGCCGACCGCGCGGCGTGGACGACCGAACCCTTCGACCCCGTCTGGGACGGCGACGACCTGACCGCGCGGGGCGCGGCGGACATGAAGTCGGGGCTGGCGGCCTGCGTGTTCGCGGCGCTGGACCTGCGCGAGCGAGCGGAACGCGGGGAGGCCGACCCGGTCGGGCGCGTCGTCGTCGAGAGCGTCGCGGGCGAGGAGGAGGGCGGCGTCGGGGCCGCGGCGGCCGCGCTGTCGAACCCCTACCCGTTCGAGCGCGACGCCTGTATCGTCGCGGAGCCGACGGAGTTGCGCCCCGTCGTCGCGACGGAAGGGAGCGTGATGAAGCGGCTGGAGTTGACGGGCCGGTCGGCCCACGCCGCGACGCGGTGGCGCGGCGACGACGTGCTGGACGCGTTCGCCGCGGTGCGCGAACGGTTCCGCGCGCTCGAAACCGAGCGGGGCGAGCGCGTCGAACACCCGCTGTACGGCGACTACCCGGTGGCGTGGCCGGTGGTCTGCGGGACCGTCGAGGCGGGCGACTGGCCCTCGACGGTGCCGGCCTCGCTCACCGCGGAGTGGCGTCTCGGCGTCGCGCCCGGCGAGACCGTCGCCGAGGTGGAGGCCGAGTTCGAGGCCGCGCTCGCGGACGTGGCGGCCGACTGGGCGCACGCGCCCGCCTTCGAGCGGTTCTCGGTGCAGTTCGAGCCGAGCGAGATAGACGCCGACGAGTCGGTGGTCGGGGCGGTGCAGTCGGGGATGCGAGCGGAAGGACTCGACGACACGGACCCCGTCGGCGTCACCTACGGCGCGGACGCGCGCCACTACGTCGAGGCGGGTATCCCGACCGTGCTGTTCGGGCCGGGCACCATCGACGAGGCGCACTACCCGGACGAGACGGTCGAGTGGGGGGAGGTGGAGACGGCGACGAACGTGCTCGCGAGCGCGGCGGAGCGTTACCTGTCGAGGTAG
- a CDS encoding squalene/phytoene synthase family protein produces the protein MSNTPGEGPAAGASPPTDADRAWTFEAVESVSRTFALSIELLEEPVASWVCTGYLLCRIADTVEDDPSIPPRERADLLETYDAVLDPEDPTDADDFLAAVAPHRPDDGGDDWAVVDRTPRVLAVFGSFDPTVRAAMREVVREMATGMAEFLREYADRGGLRLETVEELEEYCWYVAGTVGKLFSNLLAVHGTDGEADPEDARQFALLLQLVNIAKDVRDDYATENNVYLPGEWLREEGTDHESVADPDSADAVARVVRRVTDRAAGYAPGARRYLDTVPGDAGLLPAAALPYLLALATVRELDGRAREAVTSRGAVKIDRAEVKALYAAADGGLDHEELDRLAAAVREEPYRPPARSETDD, from the coding sequence ATGAGTAACACGCCGGGGGAGGGGCCGGCCGCCGGGGCGTCGCCCCCGACCGACGCCGACCGGGCGTGGACGTTCGAGGCCGTCGAATCCGTCTCGCGGACGTTCGCGTTGAGCATCGAGCTTCTGGAGGAGCCGGTGGCGTCGTGGGTGTGTACGGGGTATCTGCTGTGTCGCATCGCGGATACGGTGGAGGACGACCCCTCGATTCCGCCGCGCGAGCGCGCCGACCTGCTGGAGACGTACGACGCCGTCCTCGACCCGGAGGACCCGACCGACGCCGACGACTTCCTCGCGGCCGTCGCCCCCCACCGCCCCGACGACGGCGGCGACGACTGGGCCGTCGTCGACCGGACGCCGCGCGTGCTCGCGGTGTTCGGCTCCTTCGACCCGACGGTGCGCGCGGCGATGCGCGAGGTGGTCCGCGAGATGGCGACCGGGATGGCCGAGTTCCTCCGCGAGTACGCCGACCGCGGCGGCCTCCGGCTGGAGACGGTCGAGGAGCTGGAGGAGTACTGCTGGTACGTCGCCGGCACCGTCGGGAAGCTGTTCTCGAACCTCCTCGCCGTCCACGGGACCGACGGCGAGGCCGACCCCGAGGACGCCCGCCAGTTCGCGCTGCTGCTCCAGCTCGTGAACATCGCGAAGGACGTGCGCGACGACTACGCGACCGAGAACAACGTCTACCTGCCGGGCGAGTGGCTCCGCGAGGAGGGCACCGACCACGAGTCGGTCGCGGACCCCGACAGCGCCGACGCCGTGGCCCGCGTCGTCCGCCGGGTGACCGACCGCGCCGCCGGCTACGCCCCCGGTGCGCGCCGCTACCTCGATACGGTCCCCGGCGACGCGGGACTGCTCCCGGCCGCGGCGCTCCCGTACCTGCTCGCGCTCGCGACGGTGCGGGAGCTCGACGGGCGAGCGCGGGAGGCGGTCACCTCGCGGGGAGCGGTGAAGATAGACAGGGCGGAAGTGAAAGCGCTGTACGCGGCCGCCGACGGGGGCCTCGACCACGAGGAACTCGACCGGCTGGCCGCGGCGGTTCGCGAGGAGCCGTATCGCCCCCCGGCGCGGTCGGAAACGGACGACTGA
- the nikR gene encoding nickel-responsive transcriptional regulator NikR translates to MVVVSVSMPEELLERLDGFADEHGYTGRSEVIREASRNLLGEFEDKKLEGRELMGIVTVVFDYETTAVEERMMRLRHEHEDLVASNFHSHVGDHRCMELFVLEGDLTEISTFVGKIRATKDTLTVDYSVHPVDDFGPLAGMD, encoded by the coding sequence ATGGTCGTCGTCAGCGTCTCGATGCCCGAGGAACTGCTGGAACGGCTCGACGGCTTCGCCGACGAGCACGGCTACACCGGCCGCAGCGAGGTCATCCGGGAGGCGTCCCGGAACCTCCTCGGGGAGTTCGAGGACAAGAAGCTGGAGGGGCGCGAACTGATGGGTATCGTCACCGTGGTGTTCGACTACGAGACGACCGCCGTCGAGGAGCGCATGATGCGCCTGCGCCACGAACACGAGGACCTGGTCGCCTCGAACTTCCACAGCCACGTCGGCGACCACCGCTGTATGGAACTGTTCGTCCTGGAGGGCGACCTCACGGAGATATCGACGTTCGTCGGGAAGATACGCGCGACGAAGGACACCCTCACCGTCGACTACTCCGTCCACCCCGTGGACGACTTCGGCCCGCTCGCCGGGATGGACTAG
- a CDS encoding polysaccharide deacetylase family protein has protein sequence MDVCLTFDFDAVSPWLHIEGRNTPTNRSRGRYGAEVGAPNVLDFLAARDLPATWFVPGHTIDSFPDPCERVVAEGHEVGHHGWSHTPPGEYDSREAERADIERGIESIERLTGSPPAGYRSPSWDYSEHTVDLLVEFGFDHSSSGMARQYEPYPVRRDDAPADGPYDPGEATDLVEVPVSWHRDDYPPLAFSGSRARMPEAAVFEDWRAQFDHAPDDGVFVLTMHPQVIGREDRLARLGAFVEHARDAGARFATTGDIAGR, from the coding sequence ATGGACGTCTGTCTCACGTTCGACTTCGACGCCGTCTCGCCGTGGCTCCACATCGAGGGGCGGAACACGCCGACGAACCGCTCGCGGGGCCGCTACGGCGCGGAGGTCGGCGCGCCGAACGTCCTCGACTTCCTCGCCGCGCGGGACCTGCCGGCGACGTGGTTCGTCCCCGGCCACACGATAGACAGCTTTCCGGACCCGTGCGAGCGCGTCGTCGCGGAGGGCCACGAGGTGGGCCACCACGGGTGGAGCCACACGCCGCCGGGCGAGTACGACTCGCGCGAGGCCGAGCGCGCCGACATCGAGCGCGGCATCGAGAGCATCGAACGGCTGACCGGGTCGCCGCCCGCGGGCTACCGCTCGCCGTCGTGGGACTACTCCGAGCACACTGTCGACCTGCTGGTCGAGTTCGGCTTCGACCACTCCTCGTCGGGGATGGCCCGGCAGTACGAACCGTACCCCGTTCGCCGGGACGACGCGCCCGCGGACGGACCGTACGACCCCGGCGAGGCGACCGACCTCGTGGAGGTGCCGGTGTCGTGGCACCGCGACGACTACCCGCCGCTGGCCTTCTCGGGGTCGCGGGCGCGGATGCCCGAGGCCGCGGTGTTCGAGGACTGGCGCGCGCAGTTCGACCACGCGCCCGACGACGGCGTGTTCGTGCTCACGATGCACCCACAGGTCATCGGGCGGGAGGACAGGCTGGCACGGCTCGGCGCGTTCGTCGAGCACGCCCGCGATGCGGGGGCGCGGTTCGCGACGACGGGGGACATCGCCGGTCGCTAG
- a CDS encoding ABC transporter substrate-binding protein codes for MQRRDFIAGTAAGAALLAGCSGATGSETPTNDTAATATGTPTDTAYTVEMAPVGEVTFESVPETWVANNGSWADMGVALGLEPPKGVWLTSRYHTQYYDEVPGVSVDTSGMVSLYQSGVSKELFYELDADVHVMDPNFLMNRFDGWAQSDVDEIVDRVGPLFGNCIYAQHYPWHDDYRYYTLYEAFGKLAEVFDRTDRYEAFVDIDDEFRSNLAPVVPGQGERPEVAVLWGVGDQPEQYYPYLIGQGTGFEHLRALGVRDALAETNIQDFHGSRGAIDNETLLEVDPEVLMLRGYESKTRAEFEDTVVAYLEDNDTTADLTAVRNGDVYRAGGLYQGPITYMVLTERTAGQLYGFDGDLFDRERVADVVARDL; via the coding sequence GTGCAACGACGAGACTTCATCGCCGGAACCGCGGCCGGCGCCGCGCTGTTGGCCGGCTGTAGCGGCGCGACGGGGAGCGAGACGCCGACGAACGACACCGCGGCGACCGCGACGGGGACGCCGACCGACACCGCCTACACCGTGGAGATGGCCCCGGTCGGCGAGGTGACGTTCGAGTCCGTCCCCGAGACGTGGGTGGCGAACAACGGGAGCTGGGCCGACATGGGCGTCGCGCTCGGGCTGGAGCCGCCGAAGGGCGTCTGGCTCACGAGCCGGTACCACACGCAGTACTACGACGAGGTACCGGGCGTCTCCGTGGACACGTCGGGGATGGTGTCGCTGTATCAGAGCGGCGTGAGCAAGGAGCTGTTCTACGAGCTCGACGCCGACGTCCACGTCATGGACCCGAACTTCCTCATGAACCGCTTCGACGGGTGGGCGCAGTCGGACGTGGACGAGATCGTCGACCGCGTCGGCCCGCTGTTCGGCAACTGCATCTACGCCCAGCACTACCCGTGGCACGACGACTACCGCTACTACACGCTGTACGAGGCGTTCGGGAAGCTCGCGGAGGTGTTCGACCGGACGGACCGCTACGAGGCGTTCGTCGACATCGACGACGAGTTCCGGTCGAACCTCGCGCCGGTCGTCCCCGGACAGGGGGAGCGCCCCGAGGTCGCGGTACTGTGGGGCGTCGGCGACCAACCCGAACAGTACTACCCGTACCTCATCGGCCAGGGGACCGGGTTCGAACACCTCCGCGCGCTCGGCGTCCGCGACGCGCTCGCCGAGACGAACATCCAGGACTTCCACGGGAGCCGCGGCGCCATCGACAACGAGACGCTGCTGGAGGTCGACCCCGAGGTCCTCATGCTGCGGGGCTACGAGTCGAAGACCCGGGCGGAGTTCGAGGACACGGTCGTCGCCTACCTCGAGGACAACGACACCACCGCCGACCTCACCGCCGTTCGGAACGGCGACGTGTACCGCGCCGGCGGGCTGTACCAGGGGCCCATCACGTACATGGTGCTGACGGAGCGGACCGCGGGCCAGCTCTACGGCTTCGACGGCGACCTGTTCGACCGCGAGCGCGTCGCCGACGTCGTCGCGCGCGACCTGTAG
- a CDS encoding ArsR family transcriptional regulator has translation MATTETTTPPDDLTPSAKFVHFVLQHRSQQTQSELTEATSLSARTIREALGQLVETGRVVEERCVRDARKRVYSLAEE, from the coding sequence ATGGCGACGACCGAGACCACCACACCCCCGGACGACCTCACGCCGAGCGCGAAGTTCGTCCACTTCGTGTTACAGCACCGCTCCCAGCAGACGCAGTCCGAACTGACGGAGGCGACCAGCCTCTCGGCGCGCACCATCCGCGAGGCGCTCGGCCAGCTCGTCGAGACGGGCCGGGTCGTCGAGGAACGGTGCGTGCGCGACGCCCGCAAGCGGGTGTACTCGCTCGCCGAGGAGTGA
- a CDS encoding DUF7119 family protein has translation MSPRDDAADLPGDEPGHRESPVGEPVIRRDVAGEDAARFDPDDPDSLAEAAETVARFAENTAGGTDNVYMLRGAAACAALVRGEGSYKAAAERAGGAASVSFIRKWARVHDLPRSVRRYVALGRIPPTAAKHIARVPGEARFLLAWAVLDHGLTVREVRAAASRVNDGASVEAALADADVDLGRVELSLPPDTYRALRRHAALADESPADVVADALDGYLDR, from the coding sequence ATGAGTCCGCGCGACGACGCGGCGGACCTGCCGGGCGACGAGCCGGGCCACCGCGAGTCCCCGGTCGGCGAACCCGTCATCCGGCGGGACGTGGCCGGCGAGGACGCGGCCCGCTTCGACCCCGACGACCCCGACAGCCTCGCGGAGGCGGCCGAGACGGTCGCCCGCTTCGCGGAGAACACCGCGGGCGGGACGGACAACGTCTACATGCTCCGGGGCGCGGCCGCCTGCGCCGCGCTCGTCCGCGGCGAGGGCTCGTACAAGGCCGCCGCCGAGCGCGCGGGCGGCGCGGCGTCCGTCTCCTTCATCCGCAAGTGGGCGCGCGTCCACGACCTGCCCCGCTCGGTGCGCCGGTACGTCGCGCTCGGGCGCATTCCCCCGACCGCCGCGAAGCACATCGCGCGTGTCCCCGGCGAGGCGCGGTTCCTGCTCGCGTGGGCCGTCCTCGACCACGGCCTCACGGTACGGGAGGTGCGCGCCGCGGCCTCGCGGGTCAACGACGGCGCGAGCGTCGAGGCGGCGTTGGCCGACGCCGACGTGGACCTCGGGCGCGTGGAACTGTCGCTCCCGCCGGACACCTACCGCGCGCTCCGCCGGCACGCCGCGCTGGCCGACGAGTCGCCCGCGGACGTGGTGGCCGACGCGCTCGACGGCTACCTCGACAGGTAA
- a CDS encoding HAD family hydrolase, whose translation MRYAATAFDLDGTLCRHRQAIEPVFDGAFADAGVERFADPGDLWPELGDITDYDTETEQLADAFAGLAAKRGRDLDARALAEAFVARLDWSDVSLLPGATAALDAARANGPVGLMTNGPAPRQSTKLDALGLLDAFDAIVYAGDMNRRKPHPDPFERVVAGLSTPAEATLYVGDSLEHDVRGARGAGLPVAWVNPDGASPGEHAPTHDLRSVGDLGGVY comes from the coding sequence GTGCGCTACGCCGCGACCGCGTTCGACCTCGACGGGACCCTGTGCCGCCACCGGCAGGCCATCGAGCCGGTGTTCGACGGCGCCTTCGCGGACGCCGGCGTCGAGCGGTTCGCGGACCCCGGCGACCTGTGGCCCGAACTCGGCGACATCACCGACTACGACACCGAGACCGAGCAGTTGGCGGACGCGTTCGCCGGCCTCGCGGCGAAGCGCGGCCGCGACCTCGACGCCCGGGCGCTCGCCGAGGCGTTCGTCGCCCGCCTCGACTGGTCGGACGTGTCGCTGCTGCCGGGGGCGACGGCCGCCCTCGACGCGGCCCGCGCCAACGGTCCCGTCGGCCTCATGACCAACGGCCCGGCCCCCCGCCAGTCAACGAAACTCGACGCGCTCGGCCTCCTCGACGCGTTCGACGCAATCGTGTACGCCGGGGACATGAACCGCCGGAAGCCGCATCCCGACCCCTTCGAGCGCGTGGTCGCGGGACTCTCGACCCCCGCCGAGGCGACGCTGTACGTCGGCGACTCGCTCGAACACGACGTGCGCGGCGCACGCGGGGCGGGCCTCCCCGTCGCGTGGGTCAACCCCGACGGTGCATCGCCGGGCGAGCACGCTCCCACCCACGACCTCCGCTCGGTCGGCGACCTCGGCGGCGTGTACTGA
- a CDS encoding phosphotransferase family protein: protein MDAVATVLDREFPDRTVAESAPAARGNRKETRLVRFADGGGVVVQLSERPDALSVEAALARAVRERTPVPVPAVLATGRVDALGYVVAERAAGDDLHERFVSLPDDERAAVARAFGRWLAACHDAFAFGGYGPLELADGDLVATAPDWSAWFRGYLDAGVDALPEAFDDLRGPIRSLAADAALPDAPPARLFPWDLRPGNALYDDGVTAVLDWGEPLAAGPALSVAKTEHLVCDWYGDDRERLRTVFRSGYETVRPWPDPAPVHRVAAVVRSAVDSTGTVTRPDYPEREGEAALAFHRERLRALL, encoded by the coding sequence ATGGACGCGGTCGCGACCGTCCTCGACCGGGAGTTTCCCGACCGGACGGTCGCGGAGTCGGCGCCGGCCGCCCGCGGCAACCGCAAGGAGACGCGGCTAGTGCGGTTCGCGGACGGCGGGGGCGTCGTCGTGCAGTTGTCGGAGCGACCCGACGCCCTCTCCGTGGAGGCCGCGCTGGCGCGGGCCGTCCGCGAGCGCACGCCCGTTCCGGTTCCCGCCGTCCTCGCGACGGGGCGGGTGGACGCCCTCGGCTACGTCGTCGCGGAGCGGGCCGCCGGCGACGACCTCCACGAGCGGTTCGTCTCGCTCCCCGACGACGAGCGTGCCGCGGTCGCCCGCGCGTTCGGCCGATGGCTCGCGGCCTGTCACGACGCCTTCGCGTTCGGCGGCTACGGGCCGCTGGAACTCGCAGACGGCGACCTCGTCGCGACCGCTCCCGACTGGTCGGCGTGGTTCCGCGGCTACCTCGACGCCGGGGTCGACGCGCTCCCCGAGGCCTTCGACGACCTCCGGGGACCGATACGGTCGCTCGCGGCCGACGCCGCCCTCCCCGACGCGCCGCCCGCCCGGCTGTTCCCGTGGGACCTCCGCCCCGGCAACGCCCTCTACGACGACGGCGTGACGGCGGTCCTCGACTGGGGCGAGCCGCTGGCCGCCGGCCCGGCGCTGTCGGTCGCGAAGACGGAACACCTCGTCTGCGACTGGTACGGCGACGACCGCGAGCGCCTGCGGACGGTGTTCCGTTCGGGGTACGAGACGGTTCGTCCGTGGCCCGACCCGGCCCCGGTTCACCGGGTCGCCGCGGTCGTCCGGTCGGCGGTCGACTCGACGGGCACCGTGACCCGTCCCGACTACCCCGAGCGCGAGGGCGAGGCGGCGCTCGCCTTCCACCGGGAGCGCCTCCGCGCGCTACTGTGA